From Parus major isolate Abel chromosome 1A, Parus_major1.1, whole genome shotgun sequence, the proteins below share one genomic window:
- the SLC26A3 gene encoding chloride anion exchanger isoform X2, which produces MVEPVGNHYVIARPVYSENAFNEEHEKLHRYHKTFWDHLKLYFSCSPQRVKKIALGLFPVVSWLPAYRFREWILSDIVSGINTGLVAVLQGLAFALLVNVPPSYGLYAAFFPVLVYFIFGTSRHISVGPFPVLSLMVGGVVTRLVPDDSTGNGNSTNTSAINDERVMVAASVTFLSGIVQLLLGILQFGFIVIYLSQSLISGFTTAAAIHVLVSQLKFMLQLPVPGFNKPFGIIYTLESIFSQITKTNIADLVTSLVVLLIVFVVKEMNDRYKEKLPTPIPIELLVTVLAALISYFVNFEEKFEVAIVGKLEEGFQVPVAPDVGILQNCIGDGISIAIVGFAVAFSVAKVYSIKHDYPIDGNQELIAFGLGNIVGGSFKGFASSTALSRSGVQESTGGKTQIAGIISSVIVLVVILAIGFLLAPLQKSVLASLALGNLKGMLMQFKEVAILWRKDKYDCVIWVVTFIAAVLLGLDIGLATAVAFQLLTVVIRSQIPSCTVLANVGRSNIYRNRKDYTDIYEPEGVKIFRCSSPIFFANIEFFREKLITAVGFNPLRVLRKRNKALRKIRKMLKKGELQVTPKGLICMAKPTYESDEELDNDKIEELDQPTIMTDLPIRINWGTDLPPGITVPQVNLHSIILDFSSVSFLDFSAMTVLRKKASWTNWREVHFLMKRLSHPCFSSLFMMQFYTFC; this is translated from the exons ATGGTTGAACCTGTGGGTAACCATTATGTTATAGCCAGACCTGTATACTCGGAGAATGCATTCAATGAAGAGCATGAGAAATTGCACAGATACCATAAAACCTTTTGGGATCACCTGAAACTCTATTTTAG CTGCTCTCCACAAAGGGtcaaaaaaattgctttgggtttgtttccaGTAGTTTCCTGGCTGCCAGCGTACCGCTTCAGGGAGTGGATCCTGAGTGACATCGTCTCTGGCATCAACACGGGGCTCGTGGCTGTGCTGCAAG GTCTGGCTTTTGCTTTGCTGGTGAATGTCCCCCCCAGTTATGGACTCTATGCAGCATTCTTCCCTGTCCTGGTCTATTTTATCTTTGGCACATCAAGACATATCTCAGTGG GTCCCTTCCCTGTCCTGAGCCTCATGGTGGGAGGAGTCGTCACCAGGCTGGTTCCTGATGACAGCACTGGAAATGGCAATTCCACAAATACCTCAGCAATAAATGATGAGAGGGTGATGGTGGCTGCATCTGTAACCTTCCTTTCTGGGATTGTTCAG ttgCTTCTGGGAATTTTACAGTTTGGATTCATCGTTATTTATCTATCACAGTCATTAATCAGCGGTTTCACGACTGCTGCAGCTATCCATGTTTTGGTATCTCAGCTGAAATTCATGCTTCAGCTACCTGTTCCTGGATTTAATAAACCATTTGGCATTATCTAT ACTCTGGAGAGCATTTTCAGCCAGatcacaaaaacaaacattgCTGACCTTGTCACATCACTGGTTGTCTTGCTTATCGTGTTCGTGGTAAAAGAAATGAACGATCGATACAAGGAAAAGTTACCAACACCCATCCCGATCGAACTCCTCGTG ACAGTCTTAGCAGCACTGATTTCCTATTTTGTcaactttgaagaaaaatttgaagTAGCCATTGTTGGAAAACTAGAGGAAGG atttCAAGTGCCTGTTGCACCTGATGTAGGCATCCTCCAGAACTGCATTGGTGACGGCATTTCCATCGCAATCGTTGGGTTTGCAGTAGCTTTCTCTGTGGCTAAAGTGTATTCCATCAAGCATGACTACCCAATAGACGGCAACCAG gaactAATTGCTTTTGGGCTGGGTAATATAGTTGGTGGATCGTTCAAGGGATTtgcctccagcactgctctgtcaAGATCAGGTGTGCAGGAGAGCACAGGAGGCAAAACACAG ATTGCTGGCATTATCTCATCTGTCATTGTTTTGGTTGTGATCTTGGCCATTGGATTTCTCCTGGCACCATTACAGAAG TCAGTCCTTGCATCATTGGCTCTTGGCAATTTGAAAGGAATGCTCATGCAGTTCAAGGAAGTAGCCATCCTCTGGAGAAAGGACAAGTATGACTGT GTTATATGGGTGGTGACTTTCATAGCTGCTGTCCTTCTAGGTCTGGACATTGGACTAGCAACAGCTGTGGCGTTCCAGCTGCTGACAGTGGTGATCCGCTCCCAGAT TCCAAGCTGCACTGTTTTGGCCAATGTTGGGAGAAGTAACATCTACAGGAACAGGAAGGATTACACTGAT ATCTATGAGCCAGAGGGAGTGAAGATTTTCAGATGCTCCTCTCCAATCTTCTTCGCTAATATTGAATTCTTCAGAGAGAAACTCATCACTGCT GTTGGCTTCAACCCACTGAGAGTCCTGAGGAAACGCAATAAAGCTCTGAGGAAGATTAGGAAGATGCTGAAGAAAGGAGAGCTGCAAGTGACACCG AAAGGCTTGATTTGCATGGCTAAGCCAACATATGAGTCAGATGAAGAGTTAGACAATGACAAAATAGAGGAGCTGGACCAGCCCACCATCATGACAGACTTGCCCATTCGGATCAACTGGGGCACTGACCTCCCCCCTGGCATCACTGTGCCCCAGGTCAACCTCCACAGCATCATTCTGGATTTCTCATCAGTGTCCTTCCTTGATTTTTCTGCCATGACAGTCCTTCGAAAG